Proteins encoded within one genomic window of Amorphoplanes friuliensis DSM 7358:
- a CDS encoding acyl-CoA-like ligand-binding transcription factor: protein MTSSLPTGLRERKKAKTRAAIRAHAMRLFDEQGYAATTVDQIAEAADVSQSTFFRYFPTKEDVVLADDYDPPMVAALRAQPADVHPIEAIRRSIREIYDQLTPDEWEQERRRQRLIRSVPELQARNTQQYTQIIGLLGAAVAERAGLPPDDFSARVLAGAVIGAGLAVAPHSLLPEQGTDYFTDFERALALIEAGFPLG from the coding sequence ATGACGTCGTCCCTGCCGACCGGTTTGCGTGAACGCAAGAAGGCCAAGACGCGGGCGGCGATCCGCGCCCACGCGATGCGTCTCTTCGACGAGCAGGGGTACGCCGCCACGACGGTCGATCAGATCGCCGAGGCGGCGGACGTCTCGCAGAGCACCTTCTTCCGGTACTTCCCGACGAAGGAGGACGTCGTCCTCGCCGACGACTACGACCCGCCGATGGTCGCGGCGCTGCGCGCCCAGCCCGCGGACGTGCACCCGATCGAGGCGATCCGGCGGAGCATCCGGGAGATCTACGACCAGCTCACCCCCGACGAGTGGGAGCAGGAGCGCCGCCGTCAGCGACTGATCCGCAGCGTCCCGGAGCTCCAGGCCCGCAACACCCAGCAGTACACGCAGATCATCGGCCTGCTCGGCGCCGCCGTGGCCGAGCGGGCCGGGCTGCCGCCGGACGACTTCTCCGCCCGGGTCCTGGCCGGTGCGGTGATAGGCGCGGGGCTGGCCGTCGCGCCGCACAGCCTCCTGCCGGAGCAGGGCACGGACTACTTCACTGATTTCGAACGTGCTCTCGCCCTGATCGAGGCGGGTTTCCCCCTCGGTTAG
- a CDS encoding MFS transporter, translating to MTITEAAPSPQTQAWTPRLWGVLAVLCAVLFLDGLDVSMVGVALPSIGDELGLSTTSLQWIVNGYVLGYGALLLLGGRTADLLGRRHVFLIALGVFAVASLVGGLVDDGTLLIATRFIKGLAAAFTAPTALSILTTTFHEGPARNRALSVFSVFGASGYSSGLILGGLLTSFGWRWTFLIPVPLALGALAAGIVLIPRDRPAAGGGHDLIGAATLTTGMLLAVYTVVSAPDRGWLDPVTLASAVVAVALLAGFFITEKRVRHPLIRLGILRTGTVVRANLSMIALFGSYLSFQFMMTLYLQNVLGWTPLRMALALLPAGLLVAFGSPFVGRLIDRYGTPRLLISSMTSLLLGYAWFLLTAGNTPHYVVTILPTMLLLGGGFAFGFSSITAQATQGIADSEQGLASGLVQTSGQVGAALVLAVLTALIAGDTTAPATDFSQFHPGVNLVTGVALIGLLLNLVPLLARRRTPAV from the coding sequence GTGACTATTACCGAAGCGGCACCCAGCCCGCAGACCCAGGCCTGGACACCACGGCTGTGGGGCGTCCTGGCCGTGCTGTGCGCCGTGCTGTTCCTCGACGGGCTCGACGTCTCGATGGTCGGCGTCGCCCTGCCCTCGATCGGCGACGAGCTCGGCCTGTCGACCACCTCGCTGCAGTGGATCGTGAACGGCTACGTGCTCGGGTACGGGGCGCTGCTCCTGCTCGGCGGGCGTACCGCGGACCTGCTCGGACGCCGGCACGTCTTCCTGATCGCCCTCGGCGTCTTCGCGGTCGCCTCGCTCGTCGGCGGGCTCGTCGACGACGGCACGCTGCTGATCGCGACCCGCTTCATCAAGGGCCTGGCCGCCGCGTTCACCGCGCCGACCGCACTGTCGATCCTGACCACCACCTTCCACGAGGGACCGGCCCGCAACCGCGCACTGTCGGTCTTCTCCGTCTTCGGCGCCAGCGGCTACTCCTCGGGCCTGATCCTGGGCGGCCTGCTCACCAGCTTCGGGTGGCGCTGGACGTTCCTCATTCCCGTGCCGCTCGCGCTGGGCGCCCTGGCTGCCGGCATCGTCCTGATCCCGCGCGATCGCCCCGCGGCCGGCGGCGGCCACGACCTCATCGGTGCCGCCACGCTGACCACCGGGATGCTGCTCGCGGTCTACACAGTGGTGTCCGCACCCGATCGCGGCTGGCTCGACCCGGTCACGCTCGCCTCGGCGGTCGTCGCCGTCGCGCTGCTGGCCGGCTTCTTCATCACCGAGAAGCGCGTCCGGCACCCGCTCATCCGCCTCGGCATCCTGCGCACGGGGACGGTCGTCCGGGCCAACCTGAGCATGATCGCGCTCTTCGGGTCCTACCTGAGCTTCCAGTTCATGATGACCCTGTACCTGCAGAACGTGCTGGGCTGGACGCCGCTGCGCATGGCTCTCGCGCTGCTGCCCGCCGGCCTCCTGGTCGCGTTCGGCTCACCGTTCGTCGGCCGGCTCATCGACCGGTACGGGACCCCGCGCCTGCTCATCAGCTCGATGACGTCACTGCTGCTCGGGTACGCGTGGTTCCTGCTCACGGCGGGCAACACCCCGCACTACGTGGTGACGATCCTGCCCACGATGCTGTTGCTCGGCGGGGGTTTTGCCTTCGGCTTCAGCTCGATCACGGCGCAGGCGACCCAGGGCATCGCGGACTCGGAACAGGGCCTGGCCTCAGGGCTGGTGCAGACGTCCGGCCAGGTCGGCGCGGCGCTGGTCCTGGCCGTGCTGACCGCACTGATCGCCGGGGACACGACAGCACCCGCGACCGACTTCAGCCAGTTCCACCCCGGCGTCAACCTGGTCACCGGTGTGGCTCTGATCGGCCTGCTGCTCAACCTGGTCCCACTGCTGGCCCGGCGGCGCACACCGGCTGTGTAG
- a CDS encoding MarR family winged helix-turn-helix transcriptional regulator produces MTSEPALVNRWRALLGSYNEVAGHLERALQDGHGLTMGEFETLDRLVTRSCEKQRMQELASDMYLSQSALSRTVARLEKGGLVTRSLCEDDRRGVFVTVTEDGQRRHAEARATQLGVLSEHLPA; encoded by the coding sequence ATGACCTCCGAGCCCGCCCTCGTGAACCGCTGGCGTGCGCTCCTGGGCAGCTACAACGAGGTCGCCGGCCACCTGGAGCGGGCGCTGCAGGACGGCCACGGGCTGACGATGGGCGAGTTCGAGACACTCGACCGGCTCGTGACCAGGTCCTGTGAGAAGCAACGCATGCAGGAGCTGGCGTCGGACATGTACCTGAGCCAGAGCGCCCTGTCGCGTACCGTCGCCCGCCTGGAGAAGGGCGGCCTGGTCACCCGCAGCCTCTGCGAGGACGACCGGCGCGGTGTTTTTGTGACGGTGACCGAGGACGGTCAGCGGCGCCACGCGGAGGCCCGGGCCACGCAGCTCGGCGTGCTCTCGGAGCACCTGCCCGCCTGA
- the htpG gene encoding molecular chaperone HtpG → MTETLEFQAEARQLLQLMVHSIYSNKDIFLRELISNASDALDKRRLVALAEDGASPDDLHIEIEADSEARTLTVRDNGIGMSRDEVVSLIGTIAKSGTAEMLRRLKESKESAELIGQFGVGFYSTFMVADKVTLITRKAGDDAGTRWESAGEGTYTIEEVTDAPQGTAVTVHLRPKDEEDALYDYADETKIRQIVKKYSDFISFPIRLGDETLNSMKALWARPRSEVKDEEYTEFYRHISHDWTDPLETIQMRAEGTFEYEALLFIPSRAPHDLFQRDGRRGIQLYVKRVFIMDDSRELMPDYLRFVKGVVDAADLSLNISREILQQDRHIQLIRRRLAKKVLSTIKDLMTKDADKYATFWREFGRAVKEGLLGEADDQKAILDISSFASTAGDEPTTLAAYVERMKDGQDEIYFMTGETRAQVENSPHLEAFKAKGYEVLLLTDPVDEIWVDAVPDYDGKKLQSIARGSVDLDSEPASEEKTGEFAPLLTWLGETLTDEVKEVRLSTRLTTSPACLVSDSDDITPTLEKMYRAMGQEVPPVKRILELNPDHPLVSGLRTAHEQRADDPNLPETAELLYGTALLAEGGDLTDPARFAKLLADRLARTV, encoded by the coding sequence ATGACGGAGACGCTGGAGTTCCAGGCCGAGGCGCGGCAGCTGCTGCAGTTGATGGTCCATTCGATCTACTCGAACAAGGACATCTTCCTGCGGGAGCTGATCTCGAACGCCTCCGACGCCCTGGACAAGCGCCGCCTGGTCGCCCTGGCCGAGGACGGCGCCAGCCCGGACGACCTGCACATCGAGATCGAGGCGGACTCCGAGGCGCGCACGCTGACCGTCCGCGACAACGGCATCGGCATGTCGCGCGACGAGGTCGTGTCGCTCATCGGCACGATCGCCAAGTCCGGCACCGCCGAGATGCTGCGCCGCCTGAAGGAGAGCAAGGAGTCGGCCGAGCTCATCGGTCAGTTCGGTGTCGGCTTCTACTCGACCTTCATGGTCGCGGACAAGGTCACCCTGATCACGCGCAAGGCCGGTGACGACGCCGGTACGCGCTGGGAGTCGGCCGGCGAGGGCACGTACACGATCGAGGAGGTGACCGACGCGCCCCAGGGCACCGCGGTGACCGTCCACCTGCGCCCGAAGGACGAGGAGGACGCGCTCTACGACTACGCCGACGAGACCAAGATCCGGCAGATCGTCAAGAAGTACTCCGACTTCATCTCGTTCCCGATCCGCCTCGGCGACGAGACCCTGAACTCGATGAAGGCCCTCTGGGCCCGCCCGCGGTCCGAGGTCAAGGACGAGGAGTACACCGAGTTCTACCGGCACATCAGCCACGACTGGACCGACCCGCTCGAGACGATCCAGATGCGCGCCGAGGGCACCTTCGAATACGAGGCGCTGCTCTTCATCCCGTCCCGCGCCCCGCACGACCTGTTCCAGCGCGACGGCCGCCGCGGCATCCAGCTCTACGTCAAGCGCGTGTTCATCATGGACGACAGCCGCGAGCTGATGCCCGACTACCTGCGCTTCGTCAAGGGTGTCGTCGACGCCGCGGACCTGTCCCTGAACATCTCCCGCGAGATCCTCCAGCAGGACCGCCACATCCAGCTGATCCGCCGCCGCCTGGCCAAGAAGGTCCTCTCCACCATCAAGGACCTGATGACCAAGGACGCCGACAAGTACGCGACGTTCTGGCGCGAGTTCGGCCGCGCCGTCAAGGAGGGCCTGCTCGGCGAGGCCGACGACCAGAAGGCCATCCTCGACATCTCCTCCTTCGCCTCGACCGCCGGCGACGAGCCGACCACCCTCGCCGCGTACGTCGAGCGGATGAAGGACGGCCAGGACGAGATCTACTTCATGACCGGCGAGACCCGCGCCCAGGTGGAGAACTCCCCGCACCTGGAAGCGTTCAAGGCCAAGGGTTACGAGGTCCTGCTGCTCACCGACCCCGTCGACGAGATCTGGGTCGACGCCGTGCCCGACTACGACGGCAAGAAACTCCAGTCGATCGCTCGCGGCTCGGTCGACCTCGACAGCGAGCCGGCCTCGGAGGAGAAGACGGGCGAGTTCGCGCCGCTGCTCACCTGGCTCGGCGAGACCCTCACGGACGAGGTCAAGGAGGTACGCCTCTCCACCCGCCTGACGACGTCCCCGGCCTGCCTGGTCAGCGACTCCGACGACATCACCCCGACCCTGGAGAAGATGTACCGGGCCATGGGCCAGGAGGTCCCGCCGGTGAAGCGCATCCTGGAGCTGAACCCCGACCACCCGCTGGTCAGCGGTCTCCGCACGGCCCACGAGCAGCGCGCCGACGACCCCAACCTCCCGGAAACCGCCGAACTCCTCTACGGCACGGCCCTCCTGGCCGAGGGCGGCGACCTCACCGACCCGGCCCGCTTCGCCAAACTCCTCGCCGACCGCCTCGCCCGGACGGTCTAG
- a CDS encoding NADP-dependent oxidoreductase — protein MSVRSTEVRLAARPHGWPTADTFAIAETELGGPADGQVLVRNLMMSVDPYMRGRMDDRKSYVPPFEVGQALDGGAVGEVIESAAEGFKPGDLVLHGLGWRSHALVDARGASKVDPSVAPLGAYLGVLGMTGMTAYAGLLRTAEFKPGDVVFVSSAAGAVGQVVGQLAKLKGAARVIGSAGSAEKVAFLTGELGFDAAFDYHDAPVREQLKQAAPDGVDVYFDNVGGDHLEAAISAMNVHGRITICGMISVYNATEPTPAPRNLAQLIGKRLTMRGMLVRDHRDLRDEFIADVAPLVANGTIRYHETVFDGLDQAPEAFLAMLRGDGLGKNLVRIAS, from the coding sequence ATGTCTGTTCGCTCCACCGAGGTGCGCCTGGCGGCCCGGCCGCACGGCTGGCCCACCGCCGACACGTTCGCGATCGCCGAGACCGAGCTGGGTGGTCCCGCGGACGGTCAGGTGCTGGTGCGCAACCTGATGATGAGCGTCGACCCGTACATGCGGGGGCGCATGGACGACCGCAAGTCGTACGTGCCGCCGTTCGAGGTCGGGCAGGCGCTCGACGGTGGGGCGGTCGGTGAGGTGATCGAGTCGGCGGCCGAGGGCTTCAAGCCGGGTGACCTGGTGCTGCACGGTCTCGGCTGGCGGTCGCACGCCCTCGTCGACGCGCGCGGCGCCTCGAAGGTCGACCCCTCGGTGGCCCCGCTCGGTGCTTACCTCGGGGTTCTGGGCATGACGGGCATGACCGCGTACGCCGGACTGCTGCGGACCGCCGAGTTCAAGCCGGGTGATGTCGTCTTCGTCTCCAGTGCCGCCGGAGCTGTCGGGCAGGTCGTCGGGCAGCTGGCGAAGCTCAAGGGCGCCGCCCGGGTGATCGGCAGTGCCGGCTCGGCGGAGAAGGTCGCCTTCCTCACCGGTGAGCTCGGCTTCGACGCGGCTTTCGACTACCACGACGCCCCGGTACGCGAGCAGTTGAAGCAGGCCGCCCCCGACGGTGTCGACGTCTACTTCGACAACGTCGGCGGTGACCACCTCGAGGCGGCGATCTCGGCCATGAACGTCCACGGCCGCATCACGATCTGCGGGATGATCAGTGTCTACAACGCCACCGAGCCGACGCCGGCGCCGCGTAATCTGGCGCAGCTGATCGGCAAGCGGCTGACGATGCGCGGCATGCTGGTCCGCGACCACCGCGATCTGCGGGACGAGTTCATCGCGGACGTGGCGCCGCTCGTCGCGAACGGCACCATCCGGTACCACGAAACGGTCTTCGACGGGCTCGACCAGGCCCCGGAGGCGTTCCTGGCCATGCTGCGCGGCGACGGCCTCGGCAAGAACCTGGTCCGCATCGCCTCCTGA
- a CDS encoding poly(ethylene terephthalate) hydrolase family protein, translating to MRNPVLRLLGAVTLAAALVAAPTSPALAANPYERGPAPSVSSIEASRGPFAIAQVSVARSSVSGFGGGTIYYPTSTASGTFGAIAVSPGYTASQSSVAWYGPRLASQGFVVMTIDTLSVYDQPDSRGTQLLAALDYLTGSSSVRTRIDATRLGVMGHSMGGGGSLAASRTRPRLQAAIPLTPYHSTKSWSSVTVPTLVIGAENDTVASVTSHAEPFYTSLPGTLDKAYLELNNASHSAPTSTNVTVAKYSISWLKRFIDNDTRYDQFLCPRPSGSAIQEYRDTCPHS from the coding sequence ATGCGTAACCCCGTCCTGCGCCTGCTCGGCGCCGTCACTCTCGCGGCGGCGCTGGTCGCCGCACCCACCAGCCCGGCCCTCGCCGCCAACCCGTACGAGCGCGGTCCCGCGCCCAGCGTCAGCAGCATCGAGGCCAGCCGCGGCCCGTTCGCGATCGCCCAGGTCAGCGTGGCCCGGTCGAGCGTCTCCGGCTTCGGCGGTGGCACGATCTACTACCCCACCAGTACGGCGTCCGGCACGTTCGGCGCGATCGCGGTCTCCCCCGGCTACACGGCCTCGCAGTCGAGTGTCGCCTGGTACGGGCCCCGCCTGGCGTCCCAGGGGTTCGTCGTCATGACGATCGACACCCTCAGCGTGTACGACCAGCCGGACAGCCGTGGCACCCAGTTGCTGGCGGCGCTGGACTACCTGACGGGCAGCAGCTCGGTGCGTACGCGCATCGACGCGACCCGGCTCGGCGTGATGGGCCACTCGATGGGTGGCGGCGGCAGCCTGGCCGCTTCCCGTACCCGTCCCCGGCTGCAGGCGGCAATCCCGCTGACGCCGTACCACAGCACCAAGAGCTGGTCCTCGGTCACCGTCCCGACGCTGGTCATCGGGGCCGAGAACGACACGGTCGCCTCGGTGACCTCACACGCCGAACCGTTCTACACCAGCTTGCCGGGCACTCTGGACAAGGCGTACCTGGAGTTGAACAACGCGTCGCACTCGGCGCCGACCTCGACGAACGTGACCGTCGCGAAGTACAGCATCTCGTGGCTCAAGCGGTTCATCGACAACGACACACGGTACGACCAGTTCCTCTGCCCCCGGCCGAGCGGATCGGCCATCCAGGAGTACCGGGACACCTGCCCGCACTCCTGA
- a CDS encoding TetR-like C-terminal domain-containing protein has product MSTSRSYHHGDLPAALLAAALDLLEDAETFSLRAVARRAGVSPNAPYRHFEDKEALLAALAADGFDRLADNLEAAATVVDMAEAYVTFALAHPGLFRLMYGRSATNAASTRTAAVLASRLPARTQQIGAWALVHGLAVLLLDGKLDDSDPAQLVRTTVAAVLTPAVRA; this is encoded by the coding sequence GTGTCAACTTCGCGGTCCTACCACCACGGCGACCTGCCGGCGGCCCTGCTGGCCGCCGCCCTGGACCTCCTCGAGGACGCCGAGACGTTCTCCCTCCGCGCGGTGGCCCGCCGGGCGGGCGTCTCGCCCAACGCCCCCTACCGCCACTTCGAGGACAAGGAAGCCCTGCTCGCGGCGCTGGCCGCCGACGGCTTCGACCGCCTGGCGGACAACCTGGAAGCCGCGGCCACCGTCGTCGACATGGCCGAGGCGTACGTGACCTTCGCCCTCGCCCACCCGGGCCTGTTCCGCCTCATGTACGGCCGCTCGGCCACCAACGCGGCCAGTACCAGGACCGCCGCCGTCCTCGCGAGCCGCCTCCCCGCCCGCACCCAGCAGATCGGCGCCTGGGCCCTCGTCCACGGCCTCGCCGTCCTCCTCCTCGACGGCAAACTCGACGACTCCGACCCCGCGCAGCTGGTCAGGACGACGGTGGCCGCCGTCCTGACCCCTGCGGTGCGTGCCTAG
- a CDS encoding DHA2 family efflux MFS transporter permease subunit, with protein MVTSKSRWWALAALALCTLAIGLDSTVLSVALPTLAGDLHASTGDLQWITTSYLLVLAAALLPAGMLGDRFGRKRMLLGALVVFGAASVACAYAVSTGQLIAARAALGLGAAVLMPLTSAVLTVLFDADERPKALTVWVTASALGIPLGPVVGGWLLDHFWWGSVFLINIPMVLLGLVAVALWVPESHGDRARRFDPAGIVLSTAGLVALTYGIVEAGERGWTDPRSLITAIGGAVLLAVFGWWQRHAQAPLVELALFRSRGFTWGSLLATVGSFGLFGILFALPQFFQSIGGHDALGTGLRLLPVIGGLLVGARVAGRLEPRLGAKVVVTAGLVLMAAGLFAGAATGPATGYAYVALWISVAGLGLGFTMPPAMNAALGALTPERSGVGSGLIQALRQVGGAIGVTVLGTVLNGAYRDQVDVTGLPPAAVDAVRDSATAGVAVAGNLGDQALLQSVQAAFTSGMDLALVVAGAVAVAGAVLSLLFLPARSPAPEADIVTPSPAGPLAAAESVV; from the coding sequence ATGGTTACTTCCAAATCTCGCTGGTGGGCGCTCGCCGCGCTCGCCCTGTGCACCCTCGCCATCGGTCTGGACAGCACGGTGCTCAGCGTCGCGCTGCCCACGCTCGCCGGTGACCTCCACGCCTCCACCGGTGATCTGCAGTGGATCACCACTTCCTACCTGCTGGTCCTGGCCGCGGCGCTGCTGCCCGCCGGCATGCTGGGCGACCGCTTCGGGCGCAAGCGGATGCTGCTCGGCGCGCTGGTCGTCTTCGGTGCGGCCTCGGTCGCCTGTGCGTACGCGGTCTCCACCGGGCAGTTGATCGCCGCCCGGGCCGCTCTGGGTCTCGGCGCCGCCGTCCTCATGCCGCTCACCTCGGCCGTGCTGACGGTGCTCTTCGATGCGGACGAGCGGCCCAAGGCGCTGACGGTGTGGGTGACGGCGAGCGCGCTGGGCATCCCGCTCGGCCCGGTGGTCGGTGGCTGGCTGCTGGACCACTTCTGGTGGGGCTCGGTCTTCCTGATCAACATCCCGATGGTGCTGCTCGGGCTGGTCGCGGTGGCGCTCTGGGTGCCCGAGTCGCACGGTGACCGCGCCCGCCGTTTCGACCCCGCCGGCATCGTGCTGTCCACCGCGGGGCTCGTCGCGCTCACGTACGGGATCGTGGAGGCCGGCGAACGCGGCTGGACCGACCCGCGCTCGTTGATCACCGCCATCGGCGGTGCGGTGCTGCTGGCCGTCTTCGGCTGGTGGCAGCGGCACGCCCAGGCGCCGCTGGTCGAGCTGGCGCTGTTCCGTTCGCGCGGTTTCACCTGGGGTTCTCTGCTGGCCACCGTGGGCAGTTTCGGGCTGTTCGGCATCCTCTTCGCGCTGCCGCAGTTCTTCCAGTCCATCGGCGGGCACGACGCGCTGGGCACCGGTCTGCGGCTGCTCCCGGTGATCGGTGGCCTGCTCGTCGGCGCGCGGGTCGCCGGCCGGCTCGAGCCGCGTCTGGGTGCGAAGGTCGTCGTCACCGCCGGCCTCGTGCTCATGGCCGCCGGCCTGTTCGCCGGTGCGGCCACCGGACCGGCCACCGGGTACGCCTACGTCGCCCTCTGGATCTCCGTCGCGGGCCTCGGCCTCGGGTTCACGATGCCGCCGGCCATGAACGCGGCCCTCGGCGCGCTGACCCCCGAGCGCAGCGGTGTCGGGTCCGGGCTCATCCAGGCGCTGCGTCAGGTCGGTGGTGCGATCGGCGTGACCGTGCTCGGCACCGTGCTCAACGGCGCGTACCGGGATCAGGTCGACGTGACCGGTCTGCCCCCGGCGGCGGTGGACGCCGTGCGGGACAGCGCCACCGCCGGTGTAGCGGTCGCGGGCAATCTCGGCGACCAGGCGTTGCTGCAGTCGGTGCAGGCGGCGTTCACCTCCGGGATGGACCTGGCCCTGGTCGTCGCCGGTGCCGTCGCCGTCGCCGGAGCCGTGCTGTCGCTGCTGTTCCTGCCGGCCCGCTCGCCCGCGCCGGAGGCGGACATCGTCACCCCGTCGCCCGCCGGGCCGCTCGCAGCGGCAGAATCGGTGGTATGA
- a CDS encoding PfkB family carbohydrate kinase gives MHVVCVGLATVDLVQRVDRMPGPDEKAEALSASVAAGGPATNAAVTAAALGATVTLVTAVGSHPLAALIRADLAECGVTLLDATPEATTPPPVSAVTVLAATGQRTIVSRNARGSEVAAPAGLASVLASADVVLVDGHHPALARAAAASGRLLVLDAGSWRPIFAELLPLADVVAASAAFRLPTPGLSTAGLPTPGPTDATHPAADFATPDANPPAAAYAAPDADPPAADLAAPNANPPGADLAAPNANPPAAGSAALGVGPPTADLAQPGPTDVVPPPGDHEGISAREALRVAGVRRGAITRGPDPIIWWSGDENGELAVPAVPAVDTAGAGDVFHGALAVALGRGLTLVPALRFATEIAGIRVRHAGPRSWLAALRG, from the coding sequence ATGCACGTCGTCTGCGTCGGCCTGGCCACCGTGGACCTGGTCCAACGCGTCGACCGCATGCCGGGCCCGGACGAGAAGGCCGAAGCGCTGTCCGCCTCGGTCGCCGCAGGAGGCCCGGCCACCAACGCCGCGGTCACCGCTGCCGCCCTGGGCGCGACGGTCACGCTTGTCACCGCCGTGGGAAGCCACCCGCTGGCCGCTCTGATCCGCGCCGACCTGGCCGAGTGCGGGGTGACGCTGCTCGACGCGACCCCGGAGGCCACCACTCCCCCGCCTGTCTCGGCCGTCACGGTCCTGGCGGCGACCGGGCAGCGCACGATCGTCAGCCGCAACGCCCGCGGTAGCGAGGTTGCCGCCCCGGCCGGACTCGCCTCGGTGCTGGCGTCGGCGGACGTGGTGCTGGTGGACGGTCATCACCCGGCGCTGGCCCGCGCCGCCGCAGCGTCCGGCCGCCTTCTGGTCCTCGATGCGGGAAGCTGGCGGCCGATCTTCGCGGAGCTGCTGCCGCTCGCGGACGTGGTCGCCGCGTCGGCCGCCTTCCGGCTGCCCACCCCGGGCCTGTCCACGGCGGGCTTGCCCACGCCGGGGCCGACCGATGCGACGCACCCGGCCGCGGACTTCGCGACACCCGACGCCAATCCGCCAGCCGCGGCCTATGCAGCGCCCGACGCCGATCCGCCGGCCGCGGACCTCGCAGCACCCAACGCCAATCCGCCCGGCGCGGACCTCGCAGCACCCAACGCCAATCCGCCGGCCGCGGGCTCCGCGGCGCTCGGCGTTGGTCCGCCGACCGCGGACCTTGCGCAGCCTGGGCCGACCGATGTGGTCCCGCCGCCCGGGGACCACGAGGGGATTTCGGCTCGGGAGGCCTTGCGGGTTGCCGGGGTGCGGCGAGGGGCGATCACCCGGGGGCCGGATCCGATCATCTGGTGGTCCGGCGACGAGAACGGCGAACTGGCGGTGCCCGCCGTGCCCGCGGTCGACACCGCCGGCGCCGGGGACGTGTTCCACGGCGCGCTGGCGGTGGCGCTGGGTCGCGGTCTGACGCTGGTGCCCGCGTTGCGCTTCGCGACGGAGATCGCCGGGATCCGGGTGCGGCACGCCGGCCCGCGGTCCTGGCTCGCAGCATTGCGTGGCTGA
- a CDS encoding amidohydrolase family protein: MIGDVTEFWTELGLPGLADVHTHFLPERMQRRVWAHYDQAGPLIGRPWPIHYRLPEAGRVAELGRLGVRIFTALAYAHRPGMAADLTAWTLDFAGRTPGCLPSATFFPEPSATGEVLSALAHGARIFKLHLQVGGFDPRDDLLDDAWGVLAESGTPVVVHAGSGPVANGFTGPGPIGDVLRRHPRLALIFAHLGGPEYEGFLDLSERYEHARLDTTMAFTDFFEELAPFPPGLRPRLRDLGLAGKVLLGSDFPSIPHPYAHQLEALARLDLGDDWLRAVCWHNAARLFGA, encoded by the coding sequence ATGATCGGGGACGTGACGGAGTTCTGGACCGAGCTGGGCCTGCCGGGCCTCGCCGACGTGCACACCCACTTCCTGCCCGAGCGGATGCAGCGCCGCGTGTGGGCCCACTACGACCAGGCCGGGCCGCTCATCGGCCGGCCCTGGCCGATCCACTACCGCCTCCCCGAGGCCGGCCGGGTCGCCGAACTCGGCCGGCTCGGCGTGCGGATCTTCACGGCCCTCGCGTACGCCCACCGCCCCGGCATGGCCGCGGACCTCACCGCCTGGACGCTGGACTTCGCCGGGCGCACCCCGGGCTGCCTGCCCAGTGCGACGTTCTTCCCCGAGCCGTCGGCCACCGGTGAAGTCCTGTCGGCGCTGGCCCACGGCGCGCGCATCTTCAAACTGCACCTGCAGGTCGGCGGTTTCGACCCCCGCGACGACCTGCTCGACGACGCCTGGGGTGTTCTGGCCGAGTCGGGCACCCCGGTCGTCGTCCACGCCGGTTCCGGCCCCGTGGCCAACGGCTTCACCGGACCCGGCCCGATCGGCGACGTCCTGCGCCGCCACCCCCGGCTGGCCCTGATCTTCGCGCACCTCGGCGGCCCCGAGTACGAGGGCTTCCTGGACCTGTCGGAGCGTTACGAGCACGCCCGGCTGGACACGACGATGGCCTTCACCGACTTCTTCGAAGAGCTCGCGCCGTTCCCACCCGGCCTGCGGCCCCGGCTGCGCGACCTCGGCCTGGCCGGCAAGGTCCTGCTCGGCAGCGACTTCCCCAGCATCCCCCACCCGTACGCCCACCAACTCGAGGCACTGGCCCGCCTCGACCTGGGCGACGACTGGCTCCGCGCCGTCTGCTGGCACAACGCCGCACGTCTTTTCGGCGCGTAG